The Pelagicoccus albus genome includes the window CTGGCTGCGGCTTTACTTCTGTCGGGCTTGGTAGGTAGTCAACAACTGCGTCGAGCACGTTTTGCACGCCCTTGTTCTTGAAGGAAGAACCGCAGTAGGTTGGGAAGAAATCAAGGTTGATAGTGCCCTTGCGGATGCACTTCTTGACGTCCTCGATCGAAGGTTCGTTCCCTTCGAGGTAGGCTTCCATGAGATCGTCGTCTTGCTCGACTGCTGTTTCGATGAGCTTTTCGCGCCACTCTTCCACAGCGTCAGCCATGTCGGCAGGAACTTCTTGCTTGCTGTAGTTAAGAGGATCGCCGGTTTCGTCCCAAACCCAAGCGGTGCGGGTGAGAAGATCAACGACACCCTTTAGCTCGGATTCCTTGCCGATTGGCAGAACCATGACGAGTGGACGGGCGCCGAGACGGGTCTCGATCTGCTTGACGACGCGGAAGAAGTCAGCGCCGATACGGTCGAGCTTGTTTACGTAGATGATACGGGAAACTTCCGATTCGTTAGCGTAGCGCCAGTTGGTTTCGGATTGTGGCTCAACGCCTCCGGATCCACAGAATACGCCGATACCGCCGTCGAGTACCTTGAGGGAACGATATACTTCGATGGTGAAGTCAACGTGACCTGGGGTATCGATAATGTTGAAGCGATGAGAATCGTACTGTTGCTCGCTGCCTGGCCAGAAACAGGTGGTCGCCGCGGATTGGATGGTGATACCGCGTTCAGCTTCCTGCTCCATGAAGTCCATGGTTGATTCACCTTCGTGAACTTCGCCAAGCTTGTGGATCTTGCCTGTAAGCTTGAGGATACGCTCAGTTGTAGTGGTCTTACCCGCGTCTACGTGGGCGAAGATACCGATGTTTCTATACTTGGATAGGTCTGTAGCCATGGTCTTGTTTCTTAAAATTTGGCGGCGGAAGCGCTCGTGGAAAGATAGGCGCGTATCGAATCTTCGCTCGGAGGCAATGTTTTATTAATGCCTTTTGCTAAAGTTTGGCTTTTCTGGGCCAAAAGGCGGCGTCTCTTCGGGGGCTCTTTCTCGCATTGGGGTGAATCCCAATTTCCGTTTAGGGAAGTTTCTAGGCGGGCCTTAATTGCGGCCGGGCAGGCTTTTTGTCCTCGAAAGTTCCGAGGGGTCGCGTAGAGCGACCGGGTCAACGGAGGAATTCATCCGCATGTAGTGGATGATGGTGTCCACCCACTCATTTACGGTGTTCTGATGGTAAGCAACTTCCGGAGAAATCTCGAGAATCCCGCTATCTGGATTGCCGCCAAAAACTGTCAACGCTCGGCCCGGCCCCATTATCTCTGCGGTTTCGTAGAATGCCCTAACTTGTTCGAGCTTGGGAATGAGTGTCTTCTCATTCAAGTGATAGGCTCTCGATTGTGGATTGCGGATCAACATGATGGGGCTGGAGATACGCTCGAGCACCTTTTCGTACACGAATTCTCTGGTGGGGTCGGTGCGGTTCCAGATTTCCCGAGAGTCCAGCGTTTTGCATTTTTCCAACACGGATTCATAGCTTCTGCTGCTGAAAAGCAGGTAGCTGGGCTCTTCCAAAATTAACCCGGAGAATCGGTATTTGGAGCTGAGGTAAAGCGATAGGTTCGCGTACTCCCTAGTCGAAAAGAGAAATACGTTATCCGGTGTGACCGGCTTTAGGTCTCGGACGCGATTGAAAATCCCAATCCAGTCGTTCGTGCGAGCCGAACGAAGCGTCTCCAAATCGTCGGCCACCACGTATGCCACCGCGAATCCGCTGCCCAGCATATGGCTTCCGAATGGGGACCGAAAGAGGTAGGCGATGTGACGATAATCACGATTTTGGGATTTGGTCGCCCCATGCAGATTCAGATTCGATGAATTTGCCAAGCGGTTTGCCTCCACGTCCATGACGACTACCGCTGGCACCTCCTTGGCTCCGTTAGGCACTCCGTATACGAGTCGGATTTTGCCTCCGGAATCGAGTCGCAGGTTTTTGATTCGCACGGTAATATCGTCCCTCATGAGCCGACGCTGGAAAGGACGCCGAGTCTTCTCGGGTACTGCTTCCGTTTGAGACGCGATCAGGGGAATAGTTTCCTGGTCCTGCTCTTGGGCTTCGGCTAGACCGGCTGGCAGCCAAAGAATAAGAGTGCCGACTATACGAACGATGCTTCTATGAATGGAGGGCATAGAAAGAAATTGTGGGGACACCTTTTACAACGATTGCCGAGTTTCTTTGAATTTGCGAATCTTGTTTGAAATTTGGTTCTGAGGATCTCGCTAGCTGCTCGCTGGCGTTATGCTTCTCAAGAAAGTAAGAATCTTCGGAAATAGGGATGGGGCTCGGAACGTTACTCCTTGGTGCGAGGTCTGCTGGCGTAAATCGCTAGCCTGCAGCGGTTCCTAGTGCCGAAGCTGGGGATTTGATGGTTGCATTAGGCAAGTCCGGTGGAATCCTCCGTGCTACCACGATATTCGTCTTGTGAGAAAATTTCGTTTTATGAAGCCCCTAATCCTTTTGGCTGCTCTAGCTGTCGCTTTGCTTGCGAACGCTGGCGAATTCCCCGGTTGGCAAGGCCTCCGTGTTATCAAGGTTGATAACGGAGCCTACAAAATGCTTCCGATCCACGAGTTCAAAGATGGTCCAGCTTCTTTGCTAGTCGTCGAGACCCGTCAGTCTCGCCTCGATTTTTACCGCTATGTGGGGAAGGGAGACGGGTTTGACTTTTCCAACGTCGAGAATCCGAACTATCTGCCCATGGCGGAGGATTTCGAAAAGGAGGAGGTTGCCATGTCGCGTCTGCCGCAAGTCGCCTCGGTTTTTGATGTCGAGGGCGACGGCGTCGACGAGATATTCCTAGTCCAATCCGATCCCCGAAAGCTTGTCGTTCTGAAAAGGGATGAAAGTGGAGAGTGGAATTCGATCAAGGAGTGGGAAATCGCGACTTCCGAGCTGAGTACTCACAAGCCGATCTTGATTCGCAGGCTCAAGAAGGACCTGCAGATTTTGGTTAGCATGAGCGATGGGATTCAGGTGATACGCTACAGCGAGCCGGACGAAGTGGAGTGGATGCAGCCCCGTGAGCGCGAGATTGAGAGAAACCGCTGGTGGTTTGTCGACTTGGACGGAGACGAGGATTTGGACGTGGTGGAAGCTCGAAATACGGTGAGCGCTCCTATCCGCTGGTATGAATCCGAAGGGGAAAAATTTCGCCCGGCCGTGAGCGTTTCGGAAGAGATTACCAATACCAACGTGGCCCGATCGATGAGAACGACGGAGGGGCCAAAAATAGCCTTTCTCGGCGCGAATCAGGCCAACACGATCAGCTTCTATGAGTTGGGGCTTGGCGACGAGTCTGCGTACGGCAAGAGGAACCTGTTGCCATTGTCCCAGCCTGATTCTGGTGGTTGGGCAGCCGTTAAAGTAGGCGGAAAGAAAGTCATTGTCGAATTGGGCCGCAACAAGCCGATTCTAAACGTCTACCAGGAGTCGGATGGTTTTTGGAGTTTCAGCAAATCCTATCCGGTGCTGCAGGATATCAAGTCGATAGAGTCAGTCGGCGACAAGGCGAGCACCCTGCTTTTCAGAGTAGAGGAAGAGGGGCACATTTACGAAAGCCATTGGGACGGGGCGCGTTTCACCTTTCCCAAGAGAGTGGGTGACCCTTCGCTCGATTCAGGAGACTGGAAGCTGCTCGCGTTCGACCAATTTGGTGACGACACTTGGTGGGTCACGCAAAGAGGCAGCTCGCTAGTGCTATCGATTTGGAATGCCAAGGGCAAGGGGCCAGAAGAGGTCGAATTTGCAGGTTTGGATGGCGATTTCGAAAATGCTGTTTGGCTGGGCGGCGAGCGTCTGCTGGTCAAAAAGAAATTCTCAAAAACTACCTCGATTTGTTCTTTGGAGGAAGACGGTCAAGCCAAGCTGGCTACCTCCCGTTTCAAAGGAGTCGATATCCGCCGCATTCGCTTGCACGACGGTACTCTTTACTTGGCCGAGGATGGGGTGGTGCAAAAGCTCGACGACAATTTGGATGTGATCGACCAGATCATGCTAGAAGGCGACTACTCGATCAGTTCTTTCGCCCCTGTTTCCAAGACCGAAGCTTACGCACTCGAGTCAGACGGAGAGCATATTCACTTTCTCAAAGCCGATAAGTCGGGCATCTTCCAGACCCAGAGTCGCGATATGGTTCCCTATTCGCTGAGCCTCACGGTCGACCCGGTACTCGGACTCACGCTCATCGGAGCCAATTCCATCAACGTGCCCAGCAAAGGGAGTTCTCGTCAGCTGGTGCTAAGTTCAATGGTCGATCCCAATGAAAATGCGGGACGCGATTACGAAAAGAAGACGCTAGGAACCCTTTTCACCGTAGATGTGGATGGAGACGGTATCGACGAAATGGCCACCGTTGACTACGGGCAGCGGGACATCATCGTCTACGGAGAAGATGGGGAAGGGGGCTACGAAGAGGTTATCTCGTGGAAGGTATATGACGACGGAAAGTATCCTTATGGCCAAGACGCGAACGCCGGCCGCAACAGCGTCAATCCGTACCGTATGATCTCTCTCGATATAGATGGCGACTCCATCCAGGACTTAGTTTTAGCGAGCCACGACCGAATACTAATCTACTTAGCAAGGGATTCCGAATCATGATCAAACGCTTCGCTGCTCTCGCAGTACTCATTCTTGCCAATAAGCTGGCAGCCGTAGGTTTCGACCGCTTGACCTTTCAAAACGGTACCGAAATCGTGGCGGAAATACTCAAGCAGGACGACGAATTCGTGGTCTTGGACCTAGGATTTGACGTGATCAAGATCCCGAGCGACCAGGTCCTAACCATCGAGAAGGCCGATGAGGACCCAGTTGAAAAGACAACTGAAGACAACGGCCTGTACGCCACTGGGCATCTGAATGCTGCTCCTGTGAACGAACTGGTGAAGCGCTATGGCGATTCGGTGGTGATGGTTAAAACGCCAAGCGGTCTTGGCAGCGGCTTCTTTATTAGCCCCTCTGGGTACTTGATAACGAACTACCACGTTGTGGAACGTGAGACCGCTATCACGGTGAGCATTTTCAATAAGACCGAGGCCGGCTATGAGCGAAAAGAACTGAAGAAGGTTCGCATCGTCGCCCTTCATCCAGTGCGCGACCTCGCTTTGCTTCAGATAGATGAAGAGGAAGCGGAAGGGATTGCGATCAAGCCCGTTATCTTATCGGAAGACGACGGTGTGGACGTGGGATCTCTGGTTTTTGCGATTGGAAATCCTTTGGGATTAGAGCGTTCGGTGAGCCAGGGAATCGTTTCTTCCCGAACTCGATCCATCGGCTACCTGAGATTTATTCAGACCGATGCCGCCATTAATCCGGGCAACTCCGGAGGTCCGCTTTTTAACTCTCGTGGCGAGGTTATTGGTGTCGCGTGCGCGGGACACGCCATGTTTGCCGGACTCGCTTTTGGAATCCCCGTGCAGGAGCTCATCGACTTCCTCGAGAACAAGGAAACCTACCTTTACGACTCCTCTTTCCCTCAAAATGGAGTGAAATACCTCGCTCCGCCTTTCCGCTCTTCAGAAGTGGAAGATCCAGAACCAACCAACTCGAACCCTAGTGAAAAACAGAACTAAGCTCCTTTGCGGGCTCGCTTCGGTCGCTTCCTTTGCGACTCTTTCTTTTGCCGAACTCAACACGCCTTTCCAGTCGCTGCCGGAAGAGACCATCGTAGCGTTCCGTTTCGATAATTCTCCGGAGGCGATCGCCAAGTACGTAGACAGCACCAAGATTGGCCAGCTACTGCTGTCCGATGAAAAGATCGCCGAGTACAAGGCTTTCGTTGAGAAGCTAATCGATTCGGAAGATGCGGAGGGCAACTTTGCTCGCAAGCTGAGTGAAGTCGGGCTCGAGGTTGATGATCTCTACCAAATGGTGACGAGCCATATCGGCGGAGCCGTCGTAGATCACGAAGTTCCTGGACACCTCTCTATGCCGACCTTGCTCGTATGGGCGGAGATGAAGGACGGCGTTGCGGAACAGGCCTTCAATGCGATCCTCGAAGGCGCCGCGGAAAACGAAGCCTTTGAAAGAATTGACCTCGACCTTCCCGGTGGCCCAGGGGCTCGTATTCGCGACAATGCTGATGGTTCCTCCTTTCTCATCGCCCAAATCGAGAACCGTTTCATTTTCGGCATTGGCCAGGTGCGTGAACCGATTCCAGACATGGAGGCCGCCCGCGTTTTCGAAGAAGCTGAGTTAGAGGCGTTGGGCCAGTTCTTGATGGCTCAGATCGAGGATGGGGGTGAGTTCTTGAGTTCCTACTACTCTGATCCCGGATTGAGCGAGGCTAGGCCAGATTTCGAGACGCGTCTGGAATTGTTAGGCGACGTTTCAAAGCTTTTGGAATTTGTCCCGACTCCTGGCATCCGTGGAATCAAGGCATTGGGTGTTGAAGAGTTTACCAAGTTTGGCGTTTGGAGCGGTCTGAAAGACATGGAGGAACGCTCGGTCATTTTCCTCGGAGCTCCGGCTCCCCGCTCAGGGATCGCGAAGCTGCTGGAGAACGAGTTCTTCGAATTTCAGCCTCCGGCTTGGGTTCCGAGCAGCGTAAACGCCTACAGTGCTGCTTCCTTTGACATGATGAAGTTGTATGACTTCGCTCTCGAGACGGCCAAGAAATTCGCTCCGCCCGAGCAGGTCGAGCAGCAAGTCGCCATGGCTAACGGGCAATTGCAGATGATGTTGCAGGCCGATATTCCGACGCTTCTATCCGCTTTCGGAAATCGCATGCACGTGGTCGAGTATCCGATCGAGATCGAAACGATCTTGGGACCTGACGGCACGTCTCTCGACATTCCGCGTTCCTCGCAAGCGATCGTTATGGACTTCTCGCGTCCTGAAATTTTGCAGGCCGGGATGGCTATGCTGGGCGGAATGGCTCAAAATCCGAACAGCGGTTTTGAGTTGATCGATGAGCAGGGATTCAGCGGTGTGCGTGTCAAAAACGATGTTCAAGGCACAGTTACCATAGCCCATGGCTTGGGTAAGCTCGTTTTCGCGGTGGGAGCGGATATCACCTCAAGCCGCATTTTCTCAGCGCTGACCAATTTGCCTGAAGGCGAGGACGCGTTAGCCAATAGCCCCGAGCTTCGCGAGTATTTGGCAGACGGGGGCGTAAAGCCAGGGATGATGTTTAGTTTCTCTCGCGGCGAGCAGATGTTGAAGAACTTAGCCCCGGTTATGGAAAACCTCTCCGACACTATGCGAGCGTCGAGCGGCGAGGAAGCTGGCGAACTGATGGATGAGCTACTCGATTTGATGCCGAGTGAGGAAGAGCTCGAGGGGCTCTTGGGTATCGCTTTCAGCCGTGCTTACTACAACGAGAGCGGAGTGGTGCTCGAAGGAGTAAACCAGTACAAATAGAGCGAATCTAAATAGATTTTCAAAATGCCGTCTATCCGTGGGATAGGCGGTATTTTTTTGAGAAATTCGAATTTATCATTCCTATTCAGAGGACTCCTTACCAAAGTTCCTAGACGATCCGAGAAATAGAGCCCCTTTATGATTTTTCGAAAAATTGCCGCTGTCCTGTCCGTAGCCTTTCTTGCGGCGCCACACAGTCAGGCTACTCAATCCGAACCGGTCGAGGGTGCCCCTATCTTTTTCGCGAGGGATTTGTTGTCGGGTATTCAGCTGAGGACCGACACTTACCGAGTTTCGCCCTTGGTGGAGGTTAAGGACTTTGAGTACGAGTTCAGCATTTCCTCGAAGTACGGAAACTTTAAGCCGCGGGGAGTGGAGGAGCTAAAAGGACGCCTTCGCGAGATCGAAGCCATTGGCCGATTGTCAGAGGTCAGCCAAAGCGAGGCGTTCACTAAGACCTTATCCAATAGCTTTACGGAGCCGGTTTCGACTACTCTTGGTGTGGCGCGTCGCCCCATCTCATCCGTTACCGGATTGCCAGGCGGGATCGTTCGCTATTTCGGAGGAAAGCTCTACCAAGTGCAACGTGGCGGAGGGAAGGCAATGGAGAAGGTTCGTGATTTCCGTAGCAAGGAGGAGGAGCCTGACGAGTCGGAGCTAGACGAGCCTGAGGAAAAGAAAAAGCGCGAGATCGGGAAGTCCGCCGGTAAGTTGAGCCGCAAGCATCTCGGTCACGATTCCTCGAAACGCAAATGGGCGAGGGAGTTGGGTGTGGATCCTTACTCCGACAATCAAGCTTTGCAGGATGCCCTCGGTCGCATCGCCTGGGCTTCCAGTTTGGGCGGTTTCGCGGGGGACTTCGTCGTTCCTTCGAGTGAAGTGTTTTCCTACGCCGGAAAGGCTCGGCAATTGGTTTGGGATCGGCCTGCCTACCAAATTGAGCGAGAGATCATGGATTTGCTCAAAAAGTACGGGGTCGAAAAGAATCTGATCGTCGCTTTTCGCGATTGTCCGACCTTTTCGCTGACCGAAAAACTGCAGCTGACTTTGGCGTTTCAGAATTTCAATACGCCATCGTCGATTAGGTTCTTAGTCGAATATGCCCTACTGGCGGAAAGTGAGGAAGACGCGGCTCTATTTCTCAGCACGGTAGATCTTCTGGTCGTCTACATTCGGGATGCTGGCGAGATCATCTCGATTGGCGAAAAGCGGGGCATGATCCGAGCCCGTTCCCGAGAGGGCTATGAAATTTATCCGCTAGCTGTGGATTACCTGCATTGGACCCCCTTGGTCTACGATGCGTTGCTATCTCCAGAGCTTGAGTCTGAAAAGCGGGAGATTTGGGTGTCCGGAATCGTTTCGCCAGTAGCGAAGTCAAGACTCCGCCTCAATGGCTGGGAGGTCTTCGACCAGATCGAGCCCGTGGGCTCAGGCCAATCCGAGCAAAGCGCGAGCCGCTAGGAGGTATCCGTCTGTTCCAAGGCCGGCGATCACGCCTTTTGAGACTTCCGCGGTGTAGGAGTGGTGGCGGAAGGCTTCGCGAGTATGCACGTTGCTGATGTGAACCTCGACCACTGGGAGACCTGCTCCGCTGATGGCATCGCGTAGGGCTACGCTGGTGTGCGAATAGGCGGCTGGATTGAAGATCACTCCATCGAAGTCGGATTCAGCGAGCTCACTGAACTTGTCGACCAATGCTCCCTCGTGATTGGATTGGAAAAAGTCGAACTCCGCCTCGGGAAAGGAACTCTTCAGTTCCTCGGCGATGTCTTCCAAGGTTTTCGCTCCGTAAATCTCAGGCTCTCGTTTACCTAAACGGTTCAGATTTGGCCCGTTCAATACAGCGATCTTCTTCATAACGAGGAGTTTTGCTAGATTTACGACTCGATGTACACGCAGAAATGGAGGCTCCTCACCACGTGGAGGGGTTGTCTAAAGCGGGCATTCCGTTTTGATGAACTCCCACTTCAGCCCGAACTTTTTGGCTGCTTCGGCCGCGAGGGCTGCAACCCCGAAGGTTTCGGTGGCGTAGTGACCGCAGGCGTAGATGTTGAGACCGTTTTCCTGAGCGTAGTTAAAATGGTGTTGGCGGAGCTCACCGGTTACGAAGGTGTCGGCTCCAGTGCTTTTGATATGCTCCACGGCGCTAGCACCGCTACCGGTTAGAACGCAAATCTTGCGTGGCTCTTTGGATCCAAACTCCATGCAGGAGAAGTTTTGGCCAAACAAAGCCTTCAAAGCGGCCCTCAGATCGGCTCTGGAGCTCTTCCAAGAACCCAGCAGTCCTATGTCCGTACCCTCGTAGGGAAGGAAAGATCCAGTCGCTTCGATGCCCAGTTTTTTGGCCAGAATGGCGTTGTTGCCAATCTCGCGGTGGGCGTCGAGGGGAAGGTGGCACGAATAGACGGCTAAGTTGCCGTTCACCAGGGTTTTCATCTTCTCGTACTCTGGGCCAACGTAGTGCTTCTGCCCCATCCAAAACATGCCGTGGTGCACGATCAGGAAGTCGATCTTGGCATCTACCGCTTTTTGGAAGGGGACGAGTCCAGCATCTACGGCGGCTCCGATCTTAGTGACCATACCATCGTTGGCGAACTGCAGTCCGTTTAAAGCTCCGCTGAAATCTTTTACTTCATGCGTGCGGGCGCGTTGATCACAGTAGGCGACAAGTTCGGAAAGTTGGATCATGGACTTTATTCTATGGTATTCTGGGGATGCCCGGAAAAGGAAGAGCATCCCCAGAAGAGGGGCAAGGCCTGTTAAACTATAGATTAAGAATTTTGTCGCCAAGGGGCTTGGCCTGTAGATTTATGGGCTAAGGAATTTAGTTCATGTACGACGAAACTCAGGATGATTCGGAACCCTTGGTGGGATCGCTTTTGCTAGCGCACCCGCACTTGAAGGATCCGAATTTCGAGAGTTCGGTGGTGCTGCTCACCCAGCATGAAACCGAAGGTTCCTTGGGGGTGGTTTTAAACCAAGGTACCGGCGAATGTTTGGCCGAGTTGAGTTCCGATTTTGCGGCTCAGGGGCTGGGGGATATCCCGGTTTATGTGGGAGGTCCTGTTAATCAGAACCAGATCATACTAGCAGCCTGGAAGCTTTTGCCGGACCAAGGGCAGTTCCAATTGCATTTCGGGATGGAGCCGACGGTAGCGAGCTCCAAGAAACAGACTGACCCAGATCTCGTATTTCGCGCTTTCAAGGGCTATTCCGGTTGGTCTGAAGGCCAGTTGGTGGGGGAGCTGGAGTCGAACGCCTGGGTGGTTTCGGATGTGGATGCAGATTCCATGTCTAAACTAGAAGGCCCGGACCTCTGGAGACATCTTATGATGGAAGCGAATCCAGAGCTTGGCTTGCTCACGCTTCTGCCCGAAGATCCAGATAGTAATTAACAGTTGAGGCCCGTTAAATAGGGGGCTCGCGAAATCGAAGAAGATTTCCTGATTCCTCTATTGACAGGGGGGAGACGACTCGTTCTCTTTACGCCCCTTATGAAAGTAGTGTCATCACTCAAGTCCGCCAAGACACGTCACCCTGACTGCCAAGTTGTCCGTCGCAAGGGTAGATTGTACGTGATCTGCAAGACCAACCCGCGTTTCAAGGCCCGCCAGGGTTAATTACGCTCTAAACCGCTTCATTCTTTCGCCGTGAAAAAAGGTATTCATCCAGATTACAACCCAACAGTCTTCGTCGACGTTTCGACGGGTAAGCAGTTCGTAACGAACTCCACTATCGCTGCCAAGGGACACCAAACGGAAACCGTTGACGGCGTCGAGTGCATCAAGGTTTTCCGCGATATCACCATGGACTCTCACCCAGTCTACACCGGCGAAAAGCGTTTCGTCGACACCGCTGGTCGCGTTGAGAAGTTCCAGAACAAGTTCCGTCGTCGTCGCTAGTCGATTGGCAGACTCGAATTTCCAAACCCTTGGGCTCGCAGCCTGAGGGTTTTTTTGTGGCTTTTGCCAAACAAGAAACTTGTAGGAGCTGGCTAGCTGGCGAATCTGTTGTCGGTCAACTCCACTATTGCCGGATAGCCGGTAGATGAAGCGTCCACTTATCAGACATGCCCAAGAAAATCCTATTTTTTGACTGCGACAGTACACTGAGTTCGATCGAAGGGATCGATGAACTCGCCCGTTTGCGAGGTGAGGAAACCTTTCGTGAATGCGAGAATATGACCAATCGAGCAATGGATGGTCATATCGCCATCGAGGATGTTTACGGAGCTCGCTTGGATCTCATCAAACCGACCGCAGAAGAGTGCGAGAAGATTGGCCAACTCTATATCGATACCATCGAGTCCAGCGCCTTGGCATGTTTGGAAGAGGCTCGTTCGGCGGGGTGGGAGCCAATCATCGTGAGCGGCGGCCTCACTCAAGCAATCGCTCCTTTCGCCAAATTTCTTGGGATAGAGAAAGTCCGGGCGGTGGATCTCATTTTCGATGAGCAGGGTGGATATGCTGGCTTCGATGGAAACTGTCCGACCTCTCGTATGGGCGGTAAGATGAAAGTGATCGATGCGGACCGCTCGGAAGGAGATCTCGCTGTGATGGTGGGTGATGGCTCCAGCGATTTGGAAACCCAGCCTTATGTGGATCTGTTTATTGGATACGGAGGTTTTCTTGCTCGCGAGAAAGTGAAGTCCGAAGCGAAACAGTTTGTATACAAGCTGAGCGAAATCCCCGCCTTGCTTCCCTAAAGATGTTGGCCGACTGGATAGAGGCTGCTCGCCCTAAAACCTTGCCTGCTGCGGTGGTCCCGATCTTGGTGGGAACCGCGGAAGCTAGTCGCCTAGGCTTCTTTGATTGGTGGCCCGTTTTTGTCTGCCTAGTCTTTGCTTTGCTCATTCAGATCGGCACCAACATGGCGAACGATTATTACGACCATGTGAAGGGGGCGGATACACCTGATCGTGTTGGCCCGGAGCGTTTGGTGGCCAGCGGACGTATCGAGCCGAAGAAAATGCTTTGGGTCTCTTTAGCGTTTTTTGCGGTAGCTTTCCTTTTTGGTTTAAATCTGGTTAGCTATCGTGGATGGGAGTTGATCGTGGTGGGAGTCTTGTCGGTGTTTTTTGGTTACGGCTACACTGGAGGGCCATTTCCACTAGCGTATCGAGGGCTTGGAGACGTTTTCGTAATTCTGTTCTTTGGTCTCGTTGCCACGGTAGGAACCGTTTACGTGGTAACTGGCGCTATTCCTTGGAGTTCCGTTCTGCTGGGCTTGGCTTTGGGTTTGTTGGCTAACAACATACTGGTAGTGAACAACTACCGAGATCGAGAAACTGATTTGAAGGCGGATAAGATGACGCTGATCGCAAGGTGGGGGTTGAATTTTGGCTCTGCTCAATAT containing:
- a CDS encoding YqgE/AlgH family protein, with translation MYDETQDDSEPLVGSLLLAHPHLKDPNFESSVVLLTQHETEGSLGVVLNQGTGECLAELSSDFAAQGLGDIPVYVGGPVNQNQIILAAWKLLPDQGQFQLHFGMEPTVASSKKQTDPDLVFRAFKGYSGWSEGQLVGELESNAWVVSDVDADSMSKLEGPDLWRHLMMEANPELGLLTLLPEDPDSN
- a CDS encoding type B 50S ribosomal protein L31, whose amino-acid sequence is MKKGIHPDYNPTVFVDVSTGKQFVTNSTIAAKGHQTETVDGVECIKVFRDITMDSHPVYTGEKRFVDTAGRVEKFQNKFRRRR
- the aroQ gene encoding type II 3-dehydroquinate dehydratase, producing MKKIAVLNGPNLNRLGKREPEIYGAKTLEDIAEELKSSFPEAEFDFFQSNHEGALVDKFSELAESDFDGVIFNPAAYSHTSVALRDAISGAGLPVVEVHISNVHTREAFRHHSYTAEVSKGVIAGLGTDGYLLAARALLGLA
- the ykgO gene encoding type B 50S ribosomal protein L36, translating into MKVVSSLKSAKTRHPDCQVVRRKGRLYVICKTNPRFKARQG
- a CDS encoding 1,4-dihydroxy-2-naphthoate polyprenyltransferase — translated: MLADWIEAARPKTLPAAVVPILVGTAEASRLGFFDWWPVFVCLVFALLIQIGTNMANDYYDHVKGADTPDRVGPERLVASGRIEPKKMLWVSLAFFAVAFLFGLNLVSYRGWELIVVGVLSVFFGYGYTGGPFPLAYRGLGDVFVILFFGLVATVGTVYVVTGAIPWSSVLLGLALGLLANNILVVNNYRDRETDLKADKMTLIARWGLNFGSAQYRVQLVGAFLCIAVYASATGKFAHAIPILIFPLGLKLASLMDKTTGPALNGVLAKTAAFLLLFGILCSGSVFLG
- a CDS encoding Nif3-like dinuclear metal center hexameric protein, which gives rise to MIQLSELVAYCDQRARTHEVKDFSGALNGLQFANDGMVTKIGAAVDAGLVPFQKAVDAKIDFLIVHHGMFWMGQKHYVGPEYEKMKTLVNGNLAVYSCHLPLDAHREIGNNAILAKKLGIEATGSFLPYEGTDIGLLGSWKSSRADLRAALKALFGQNFSCMEFGSKEPRKICVLTGSGASAVEHIKSTGADTFVTGELRQHHFNYAQENGLNIYACGHYATETFGVAALAAEAAKKFGLKWEFIKTECPL
- a CDS encoding S1C family serine protease, producing MIKRFAALAVLILANKLAAVGFDRLTFQNGTEIVAEILKQDDEFVVLDLGFDVIKIPSDQVLTIEKADEDPVEKTTEDNGLYATGHLNAAPVNELVKRYGDSVVMVKTPSGLGSGFFISPSGYLITNYHVVERETAITVSIFNKTEAGYERKELKKVRIVALHPVRDLALLQIDEEEAEGIAIKPVILSEDDGVDVGSLVFAIGNPLGLERSVSQGIVSSRTRSIGYLRFIQTDAAINPGNSGGPLFNSRGEVIGVACAGHAMFAGLAFGIPVQELIDFLENKETYLYDSSFPQNGVKYLAPPFRSSEVEDPEPTNSNPSEKQN
- a CDS encoding HAD-IB family phosphatase, yielding MPKKILFFDCDSTLSSIEGIDELARLRGEETFRECENMTNRAMDGHIAIEDVYGARLDLIKPTAEECEKIGQLYIDTIESSALACLEEARSAGWEPIIVSGGLTQAIAPFAKFLGIEKVRAVDLIFDEQGGYAGFDGNCPTSRMGGKMKVIDADRSEGDLAVMVGDGSSDLETQPYVDLFIGYGGFLAREKVKSEAKQFVYKLSEIPALLP